Within the Halobaculum limi genome, the region AGTTTGAACTGGGCGTCCCAGTCGTCGGCGTCGACGAGCGGCGTCATCCCCTCGCCGAGCGTCACCGACGGCGACTCCGGGAGGAACTCGTCGAACGACCAGAGGCCGTCGCGCGTGTCGAACGTGCTCGGGTCCGGCGCGGGGCCGTCGGGGAGCGGTCGCTCGGCGTACTCCAGCGGGTGGCCGCAAGAGCACCGCCAGCGGTCGGCGTACTCGGCCCCGCAGTCGGGACAGTAGAGCGAGGGAGCGGTCATAGCGGAACCGGCGGCCCGAGGGGACCAGTAGGTGACGGTTCAGGGAGCCACGCGAACCCCGACGTTGGCGGTCCGAGAACTGTTCGGCGACTGGTAGCGACCAACGCGTTTGCTGTCGCGGTACTGTTCGGCGAGCGAAGCGAGCCGATTCACCGCGAGCGAGGCTTCCGGCCGAGCGAGCGGCCTTTTGATCATCATCAGAATCACTCTACGATTCTGATTAGCAGTCAGACTCTCCGAGTCTGACGGCATCGACGGGGTTTGGCTGGGGTCGAGTGCGCCGAAGGCGCACGAGGCCCCAGTAAAAAGTGGTCGGTTAGAACGAGTCGATGTCTGTCCCGACCGAGCAGACGTACTCGCCGGTCGCGACCTGCGGGAGACGACGCGAGCGCCAGAGGATGCCGTCGCTGTCGGCAGTCACACGCGCTTTCAGTTCGCCGAACGGGTCTGAGACTTCGAACAGCGTGTCGCCGCGGGAGACACGTTCCCCGAGGTCGGCGTTGTACGTGACGAGACCACCCGACGGAGAGCCGTACTGGTCGAACCCGGAAGCGCGTGTCTGCACCTCGCGGTCGACGTCGCCGTCGAGGAAGCCGTAGTACTTCAGCACGCGGAACATCCCGTCGACGCCGATCTCGATGGACTCCTCGTCCCACCCGACAGAGCCGCCGAGTTCGGGGTCGATGGTCGGGATACCTTTGTCGGGGGCGGCGCGGGCGAGTTGGCCGTCCGGCCCCTTCTGGTCGAGGACGTAGCCGGTGCCGAACACCTTCGCGAGTTCGAGACACTCGCGGTGGAGGCGGTGGCGCGGGCCACAGCGAACGCGCACCTCGTTGATCATCCGGGAGGTGCGCCCCTGGTGGAGGTCGATCACGAGGTCGGCACGCTTGGCGGCCTCGAACGTCGCCGCCGCGATGCGCTCGGAAGACGTGCCGTTCGCAGAACCGGGGTACGCCCGGTTCATCTTCATGTCGTCGATGGGGTTGCGGTGCTCGGCTACCTGGAAGCCGTGGAAGTTGACGATGCCGACGAACAGAATCTCACCAGCGATCTCTGCGGGGTCGAGTTGCGGGACCAGCCGATTGAGGACACCGAGGCCGTTGACCTCGTCGCCGTCGCTGACCGCCTGCACGTAGAGGGTCTTCCCGTCGTCGGCACCGTTGAGCACCGCGACCGGAAGCCCGACCGTCGAGCCGTCGCGAGTCTCCCCGACTTCGAGGCGACCGGTGTCGAATTCCCCGGGTGGCGCGCTCGCGCTCCCGAGTGTCGTCATCATTACGTCACCTGTTGCGGGTATCCCCTCTTTAGGGGTTCGGTCCGGACCCTCGGGTGTCGCATCGAAGGCGACGCGATAGACGCCGAAGTGGACGGGCGACCGCGTCACCGATGTCGCGGGGTTGAAGCCGTGTCGCTCGCACCCCCGGATATGGTCGATATCGCGGAACGAGAGGAACGGTTGGAGCGGTTCCTCGACGAGGGGGGATACGAGGCCGTCTGGTTCGCGCGTCCGAACGCGTTCGCGTGGGCGACCGGCGGGTCGAATCGCGTCGACGACGCTGCGGACGTGGGCGACGCGGCCGCAGGCTACCTCGGCGACGGCGAGTGGACCGTCGTGACGAACAACGTCGAAGCCGAGCGCATCGCCGCCGAGGAACTCCCGGCGGAACTGTCGATGTCGGTCACGGCCGACGACTGGTACGAGACGGACCTCGCGGGGTCGGTCGCCGCACGGTCGCCGACGCCGGCGGCCGCTGACTTCGACGTGCCCGGACTCGACACGGTCGATCCGATGCGACTGCGCCTCCGTCTCGGTGAGGACGACCTGCGTGCGTACCGGGACCTCGGGCGAGAAGTCGCCCTAGCGGTCGAGACGGTCTGTCGAGAGTTACAGCCAGGAGACACCGAACACGAAGTCGCCGCCGGCCTCCGTATCTCGCTGGCCGGACGGAACATCGACGCGCCGGTCGTCCTCGTCGGCGGGGGCGAACGGGCACCCGAGTATCGCCATCCGACGCCGACCGACGCCGCCCTCGGTGACTACGCCGTCGTCATCGTGACGGCACGGCGCGGTGGTCTGCACGCTTCCTGCACCCGGACCGTCGCGTTCGACCCACCCGAGTGGCTGGCCGAGCGACACCGGGTCGCCCAGCGTGTCGAGACGCGAGCGCTCGCAGCGACCCGGGAGGCGGCCGGACGCGACGACGGGACCGCAGGCGACGTGTTCGACGCCATCCAAGATGCTTACGCCGACGAGGGATTCGAGGGCGAGTGGCGCAAGCACCACCAGGGCGGCGCGACTGGCTACGCGGGGCGAGAGTGGTTCGCCACCCCCGACAGCAGCGCACCCGTCGCGAGCGAGGCGGCGTACGCGTGGAATCCGACAGTTCAGGGTGCAAAAAGTGAGGACACAGCGTACGTCACCGACGACGACGTAGCGGTGCTGACCGACTCGGGGCGATGGCCGACGGACACTGTCGAAGCCGGTGGGCTGACGCTGCAGCGGCCGTCTATCCTGGAGAACTGACGCACAGGCCGACCGACCCAAGCACAAGGTTCATGTCGTGGGGATGTGAGATTCGGCTATGAGCTGGAACGGCGTCGATGCGGTCGACGACGCACTCGACGCGACCCGAGCGTTTCTGTTCCCCGCGACGTTCGGCCGCTGGGCGCGCCTGGCGGTAGTGACCCTCTTCGGACGCGGTGGCGGCGGCGCCTCCCGAGTCGCCAGCAACGGAGCGAACCTCGCCGCACAGGCAGGCAACGGATCGGTCCCCACTGGCGCAGGCGGAACCGCCGCAGTCGCGGTGGTGATCGCGGCGCTGGCAACACTCGTAGACGGGTCGCTGCTGTCGATAGCGACACCCACCGGACCGCTGCAGGTGGGGGATGTGCCCGACGTCTCGTCGACGCTTGCGATCGCGGCCGCCGCGGCAGTCCTCTTGATCATCCTGTTGTTCGCGATCATCTCGTCGGTGTTCGAGTTCGTGCTCGTCGACGCGATCGCGCGAGACAGCATCAGACTCGTCCGCGACACACGCCGACACCTCTTGAACGGCTTTCGGTTCCTGGGCTTTCAGATCGGATTGACAGCGGCGTTCGTCGTCCCACTCGCGGCGGTCACGGCAGCACTCGTCCTCTCGGAGACGTCCCCGATGGCGATACTCGACCGACCGCTGGTCGTCGTTGCTGCAGTGCTCGCCATCCTCGTGTACGTCCTCGTGTTCGCGTTCATCTCCCGGTTCACGCGCGAATTCGTCGTCCCAGCGATGGTCGCCGACGGTAGCGGCGTCATCGACGGCTGGCGACGCGTCTGGCCGCTCCTCCGCGGCAACCTCGGACAGACGCTGGTGTATCTCGTGATGCACCTGCTCGTGGGTATCGGTATCGGCATCGTCGGGGCGGTGCTGACGCTCGTCGGGTTGGTGGCGGTCGGGACCGTCGCGGGCATCGTCGGCCTCGTCGTCGGCGCAGTCGTCGGCGGAACCGGCGGCGACCTCGGTGTCGGGGCCGGGGCGCTCGCGGCGGTAATCGTCGGCGTCCCGCTTCTGGTCGTCGCCGTCTTCCTGCCGATTCGGGTGTTGACCACGACGTACTTGCGCGCGTACGAACTGGCCGCGTTGGGTCGCTTCTCCGAGCGCCTCGACCTCCTCGGTCGGTATCGCGACCTCGGTGTCGAGCGAGCAGCCGATTCAGACGAGCGTGACGACGGGATATCAGGCCTCAGCGGCGACGACGACGGCGACGACGGCGGCGACGGTGACGGCACGCCAGATGCTCGTCTCGACGACAGCGGTGAGTCGGCCGACGACGACACCACATCGGACGCCACCGACGACTTCGGTGGCTTCGTGCCAGCGTCAGTATCGGATGACGACGAAGCCGACGAAGACAACCGCGACGACGACGACACGAGCGACGACCCCGGACGCCGAAACTAACTCGGTATCGAGTTTACGTCGGGCGATTCGGCGACGGAGGAGTTGTCTGCTCGGTAGCTTTTTCTCTCGGCCTGCGGTCGCTCTCGTATGGGACTTGACGACGACGCGCGGGAGTATCACCGATCTGACCCGCCCGGCAAGATCGAGATTTCGACGACGAAGCCGACGAACACCCAGCGTGACCTCTCGCTGGCGTACTCGCCCGGTGTCGCAGCGCCGTGTCGCGACATCGACGAGGACGCCGAACGGGCGTTCGAGTACACCGCGAAGGGGAACCTCGTGGGCGTCGTCTCCAACGGGTCGGCCGTTCTCGGCCTCGGCGACATCGGCGCACAGGCGTCCAAGCCCGTGATGGAGGGGAAGGGCGTCCTGTTCAAGCGATTCGCCGACATCGACGTGTTCGACATCGAACTCGACGAGAGCGACCCCGACGCGATCATCGAGTCGGTCGCCGCGATGGAACCGACGTTCGGCGGGATCAACCTCGAAGACATCAAAGCACCCGAGTGCTTCGAGATCGAAGAACGCCTCCGCGAGCGGATGGACATCCCGGTGTTCCACGACGACCAACACGGCACCGCGATCATCTCCGGCGCGGGTCTGATCAACGCCGCCGACATCGTCGACAAGGACCTCGCCGACCTCGACATCGTCTTCTCCGGGGCGGGCGCCTCCGCGATTGCAACCGCTAAATTCTACGTCGAACTCGGCGCGGACGCGAGCAACATCACGATGTGTGACTCCTCGGGGATCATCACCGAGGAGCGTGCGGCCGCCGGCGACGTGAACGAGTACAAAGCCCAGTTCGCGAGCGAGGGCGCGGGCGGCGACCTCGCGGACGCTATGGTCGACGCGGACGTGTTCGTCGGCCTCTCCATCGGCGGCATCGTCAGCCAGGAGATGGTCCGGTCGATGGCCGCCGATCCGATCATCTTCGCGATGGCGAACCCCGACCCCGAAATTACCTACGAAGACGCCAAAGACGCCCGCGACGACACCGTCATCATGGGTACCGGGCGCTCGGACTACCCGAATCAGGTGAACAACGTCCTCGGGTTCCCGTTCCTGTTCCGCGGCGCACTCGACGTGCGCGCGACTGACATCAACGAGGAGATGAAACGCGCCGCCGCCGAAGCCCTCGCAGACTTGGCCCGGCAAGACGTACCCGACGCCGTCGTGAAGGCGTACGGCGACCAACCGCTCCAGTTCGGCCCCGAGTACGTCATCCCGAAACCGCTGGACCCCCGTGTGCTGTTCCAGGTTGCCCCCGCGGTCGCGGAGGCGGCGATGGAGTCGGGCGTCGCCCGCTTCGACATCGACACCGACGAGTACGCAGAGCGACTGGAGGCACGCCTCGGCAAGAGCCGCGAGATGATGCGCGTCGTCCTCAACAAGGCGCGTTCGGAACCCAAGCGCGTCGCCCTCGCGGAGGGGACAGACGAGAAGATGATCCGCGCGGCCTACCAGATGCAAGAACAGGGCATCGCCAAGCCCGTCCTCTTGGGCGACCGCGACGACATCGAGACGACGACCAAGCGCCTCGGCCTCGACTTTATCCCGGACGTGGTCGACCCCGACGAGGAGGGGGCGACCGACGGCTACGCCGACCGTCTCCACGAACTCCGCAAGCGAAAGGGCGTCACTCGCTCGGAGGCCGGCGAACTGATCCGCCGCGACACCAACTACCTCGGGAGCGTGATGGTCGAACAGGGCGACGCTGACGCCCTCCTCACGGGGCTGACTCACCACTACCCGAGCGCCCTCCGGCCGCCGCTTCAGGTCGTCGGGACGGCCGACGATGCCGAGTACGTCGCCGGCGTCTACATGTTGACGTTCAAGAACCGCGTCATCTTCTGCGCCGACACGACGGTGAACCAAGACCCCGACGCAGAGGTGCTCGCAGAGATTACCCGACACACCGCG harbors:
- a CDS encoding NADP-dependent malic enzyme: MGLDDDAREYHRSDPPGKIEISTTKPTNTQRDLSLAYSPGVAAPCRDIDEDAERAFEYTAKGNLVGVVSNGSAVLGLGDIGAQASKPVMEGKGVLFKRFADIDVFDIELDESDPDAIIESVAAMEPTFGGINLEDIKAPECFEIEERLRERMDIPVFHDDQHGTAIISGAGLINAADIVDKDLADLDIVFSGAGASAIATAKFYVELGADASNITMCDSSGIITEERAAAGDVNEYKAQFASEGAGGDLADAMVDADVFVGLSIGGIVSQEMVRSMAADPIIFAMANPDPEITYEDAKDARDDTVIMGTGRSDYPNQVNNVLGFPFLFRGALDVRATDINEEMKRAAAEALADLARQDVPDAVVKAYGDQPLQFGPEYVIPKPLDPRVLFQVAPAVAEAAMESGVARFDIDTDEYAERLEARLGKSREMMRVVLNKARSEPKRVALAEGTDEKMIRAAYQMQEQGIAKPVLLGDRDDIETTTKRLGLDFIPDVVDPDEEGATDGYADRLHELRKRKGVTRSEAGELIRRDTNYLGSVMVEQGDADALLTGLTHHYPSALRPPLQVVGTADDAEYVAGVYMLTFKNRVIFCADTTVNQDPDAEVLAEITRHTAKLARRFNVEPRAAMLSYSNFGSVDNEGTRKPREAVDLLHNDPEVDFPVDGEMQADTAVVEEILEDTYDFSDLDGPANVLVFPNLEAGNIGYKLLQRLGGAEAIGPMLVGMDQPVHVMQRGDEVKDIVNLAGVAVVDAQDETEE
- a CDS encoding DUF7544 domain-containing protein, producing the protein MSWNGVDAVDDALDATRAFLFPATFGRWARLAVVTLFGRGGGGASRVASNGANLAAQAGNGSVPTGAGGTAAVAVVIAALATLVDGSLLSIATPTGPLQVGDVPDVSSTLAIAAAAAVLLIILLFAIISSVFEFVLVDAIARDSIRLVRDTRRHLLNGFRFLGFQIGLTAAFVVPLAAVTAALVLSETSPMAILDRPLVVVAAVLAILVYVLVFAFISRFTREFVVPAMVADGSGVIDGWRRVWPLLRGNLGQTLVYLVMHLLVGIGIGIVGAVLTLVGLVAVGTVAGIVGLVVGAVVGGTGGDLGVGAGALAAVIVGVPLLVVAVFLPIRVLTTTYLRAYELAALGRFSERLDLLGRYRDLGVERAADSDERDDGISGLSGDDDGDDGGDGDGTPDARLDDSGESADDDTTSDATDDFGGFVPASVSDDDEADEDNRDDDDTSDDPGRRN
- a CDS encoding succinylglutamate desuccinylase/aspartoacylase family protein; its protein translation is MMTTLGSASAPPGEFDTGRLEVGETRDGSTVGLPVAVLNGADDGKTLYVQAVSDGDEVNGLGVLNRLVPQLDPAEIAGEILFVGIVNFHGFQVAEHRNPIDDMKMNRAYPGSANGTSSERIAAATFEAAKRADLVIDLHQGRTSRMINEVRVRCGPRHRLHRECLELAKVFGTGYVLDQKGPDGQLARAAPDKGIPTIDPELGGSVGWDEESIEIGVDGMFRVLKYYGFLDGDVDREVQTRASGFDQYGSPSGGLVTYNADLGERVSRGDTLFEVSDPFGELKARVTADSDGILWRSRRLPQVATGEYVCSVGTDIDSF
- a CDS encoding M24 family metallopeptidase, with amino-acid sequence MVDIAEREERLERFLDEGGYEAVWFARPNAFAWATGGSNRVDDAADVGDAAAGYLGDGEWTVVTNNVEAERIAAEELPAELSMSVTADDWYETDLAGSVAARSPTPAAADFDVPGLDTVDPMRLRLRLGEDDLRAYRDLGREVALAVETVCRELQPGDTEHEVAAGLRISLAGRNIDAPVVLVGGGERAPEYRHPTPTDAALGDYAVVIVTARRGGLHASCTRTVAFDPPEWLAERHRVAQRVETRALAATREAAGRDDGTAGDVFDAIQDAYADEGFEGEWRKHHQGGATGYAGREWFATPDSSAPVASEAAYAWNPTVQGAKSEDTAYVTDDDVAVLTDSGRWPTDTVEAGGLTLQRPSILEN